The Nitrospirota bacterium genome contains a region encoding:
- a CDS encoding glycosyltransferase: MDYPYVSIIIPAYNAQDTLQLCLDSITRLDYPVERREVILVNNNSHDATEDIARRYAITIVNENNEQSSYAARNLGIQHAKGDILLFTDTDCIVTPQWINKLLESHSNPEIGCFAGNIKSYQPKTLAECFAAMDEENHNQERSLQTGYLPAANTANVAYRKELFQKIGLFNSGLKSGGDAELTWRLVRSGQYKIIYVPEAIVYHKHRTSIRDLYRQHRKYGESITDLLRLYPGSCGDTFWFAKDIVIFSLAGMKSLPGNLYRYYRGNASVVEVWFDLLKAMCRLGLVVGRVRAQGRRDNESISRLLVVRYVLSKTFIRLKSFIVP, from the coding sequence ATGGATTACCCGTATGTTTCAATTATTATTCCTGCGTACAATGCCCAGGACACCTTGCAGCTCTGTCTTGATTCCATTACGCGTTTAGACTATCCCGTGGAGCGGAGGGAGGTCATCCTGGTAAACAATAATTCTCATGACGCTACTGAAGATATTGCCCGAAGATATGCCATTACAATAGTTAATGAAAACAATGAGCAATCTTCATACGCAGCTCGAAACCTGGGAATTCAACATGCAAAAGGGGATATACTCTTATTCACAGATACAGATTGTATTGTAACTCCCCAGTGGATAAATAAGTTATTAGAATCGCATAGTAATCCCGAAATAGGCTGTTTTGCAGGCAATATTAAATCATATCAACCAAAGACCCTCGCGGAGTGTTTTGCCGCAATGGATGAAGAAAACCATAATCAGGAACGCAGCCTTCAAACAGGGTACCTTCCCGCTGCCAATACTGCAAATGTCGCATACCGCAAAGAACTCTTTCAGAAGATTGGTTTGTTTAACAGCGGTCTCAAATCAGGAGGAGATGCCGAATTGACCTGGAGACTGGTCAGATCCGGACAGTATAAGATTATTTATGTGCCTGAGGCTATTGTATATCATAAGCACAGAACTTCTATCAGAGACCTGTACCGCCAACATAGAAAATACGGTGAATCAATTACAGACTTATTAAGGTTGTATCCTGGGAGTTGCGGGGACACCTTCTGGTTCGCAAAAGATATCGTTATTTTTAGCTTAGCAGGGATGAAGTCGTTACCTGGAAATCTTTACCGGTATTATCGGGGAAATGCTTCAGTGGTCGAGGTATGGTTTGATTTATTAAAGGCAATGTGCCGGTTGGGTTTAGTAGTCGGCAGGGTCCGGGCACAGGGCCGCAGGGATAATGAATCAATATCACGACTTCTTGTTGTCCGGTATGTCCTGTCAAAAACATTTATAAGGCTTAAGAGTTTTATAGTGCCATGA
- a CDS encoding glycosyltransferase family 4 protein: MKILHVNNNFHFLGGTEQYLYSICHELNKLGHRNTVIHGSPDNIAYNNAAEKDYPIPFLDDFSARLKTELKKQVTSIVGNEDPDIVYLHNIHNPYVVEALTELKPVVKYVHDHEFYCPKGIRIVNNSLCSNSVSLRCSINAFRGNGYRCMGRRGELLKILIKIKQMLVNKRVHRNVKKFVVASNHMKNNLLMQGYQDNRVAVIPYFTEIPDDIVTANQQNNILFVGRISPEKGLDMFIESLALLEANFRFIIVGEGRPDYLDMLHNKIREKKLEQKVEFSGWVDNRHISEYFEKSAFLVVPSIWPEPFGMVGIEAMANSRPAIAFNVGGISEWLEDGNTGFLIERMDIRGFARKMDLLLRDKSLRHEFGQNAYKRAATIFNKTNHIQRLIRVFNEVLNKGK, encoded by the coding sequence ATGAAAATACTTCATGTAAACAATAATTTCCATTTTTTAGGGGGAACAGAACAATATCTCTACAGTATTTGTCATGAGCTCAATAAGCTTGGTCATAGGAATACTGTTATACATGGCAGTCCCGACAATATTGCTTACAACAATGCTGCTGAAAAGGATTATCCTATTCCTTTCCTTGATGATTTTAGCGCCCGCCTGAAAACAGAATTGAAGAAGCAGGTCACATCCATAGTGGGTAATGAAGATCCGGATATTGTTTATCTTCACAATATCCACAATCCGTATGTTGTAGAAGCCCTGACAGAGTTGAAGCCTGTAGTTAAATATGTCCATGATCACGAATTCTATTGTCCTAAAGGCATAAGGATAGTAAACAACTCTCTCTGTTCTAACAGCGTGTCTCTCAGATGTTCAATAAATGCTTTCAGAGGTAACGGATACAGATGCATGGGGCGGCGGGGTGAACTATTAAAAATATTAATAAAAATAAAGCAGATGTTAGTGAACAAGCGTGTTCATCGAAATGTAAAGAAATTTGTGGTTGCCAGCAACCATATGAAAAATAACCTGCTTATGCAGGGATATCAGGATAACAGGGTAGCAGTCATTCCATATTTTACGGAGATTCCAGACGATATCGTTACGGCAAATCAACAGAACAATATTCTCTTTGTGGGGAGGATCTCGCCAGAAAAAGGCCTCGATATGTTTATTGAAAGCCTGGCACTTCTGGAGGCAAACTTCCGGTTTATTATCGTCGGAGAAGGACGCCCGGATTATTTAGATATGCTTCATAATAAGATCAGAGAAAAGAAACTGGAACAGAAGGTGGAATTTTCCGGGTGGGTGGATAACAGACATATTAGTGAATATTTTGAGAAATCTGCCTTCCTTGTGGTACCTTCCATCTGGCCGGAACCATTCGGTATGGTTGGGATTGAGGCAATGGCCAATAGCAGGCCGGCAATAGCATTTAACGTAGGCGGAATTTCAGAATGGCTCGAAGATGGGAATACAGGTTTTTTGATTGAACGAATGGACATAAGGGGTTTTGCCCGGAAGATGGATCTCCTTCTGAGGGACAAATCACTCAGACATGAATTTGGTCAGAATGCCTACAAAAGGGCGGCCACCATCTTCAATAAGACAAATCATATCCAAAGATTAATCCGGGTGTTCAACGAAGTTCTTAACAAGGGGAAATAA
- a CDS encoding glycosyltransferase family 4 protein, whose protein sequence is MRIGIDVTDITADMQKGGIYHYIVNLFSNLRDIDTENRYILFFNYFLKVHRAKCEEVMKQLEGRNMQIKLSRFPRRLRAKLHIPVNMFIGNIDIFHGPFDNLLPVVGCKKITTIHDVRYFDIHPRLHEVLPELADYSIDSNYYNWWNTWMEGMRKRVSSAAFKADHIIAVSNYSRDSLINLLHVNKDKIHTIYNGVSPLFVPVNDKKKIEMITKKYDIDHDYLLFVGHIDPFKNILRMIDAFHMVKNENGSGAPCLVMISPTRESDWFYRVVKQKISRMSLTHDIQIVNNIPDEELPYFYSGATALLLPSLYEGFGMPAIEAMACGTPVIAANACSLPEVVGDAALLVDPYSINSIVEGIQRILSDDNLREDLAIRGLKRSRLFSWEKTARETLKLYQEVYNQ, encoded by the coding sequence ATGCGAATTGGAATAGATGTCACGGATATTACAGCGGACATGCAAAAAGGAGGTATCTACCATTATATCGTAAACCTTTTTTCAAATTTAAGAGATATAGATACGGAAAACCGGTACATCCTGTTTTTTAATTATTTTCTGAAGGTTCACAGAGCTAAGTGTGAAGAGGTAATGAAGCAACTTGAAGGTAGAAATATGCAGATCAAATTATCCAGATTTCCGAGGAGGTTAAGGGCAAAACTGCACATCCCTGTAAATATGTTCATCGGAAACATTGATATTTTTCACGGCCCATTTGATAATCTGTTGCCTGTTGTGGGTTGCAAAAAAATAACTACAATTCACGATGTCCGGTATTTTGATATACATCCCCGTTTACATGAGGTCTTGCCAGAGCTGGCGGACTACTCAATAGATTCCAATTATTATAATTGGTGGAATACCTGGATGGAAGGTATGAGAAAGCGGGTCTCTTCAGCCGCCTTCAAAGCAGATCATATCATAGCAGTCTCCAATTATTCACGGGATTCCCTGATTAACCTGCTTCATGTGAATAAAGATAAAATCCATACAATCTATAATGGAGTCTCTCCCCTTTTTGTCCCTGTTAATGACAAAAAGAAAATAGAAATGATTACCAAGAAGTATGATATTGATCACGACTATCTGTTATTTGTTGGACATATTGATCCATTTAAAAATATTTTAAGGATGATTGATGCATTTCATATGGTAAAAAATGAGAACGGATCGGGTGCCCCCTGCTTAGTCATGATCAGTCCTACCAGGGAGAGTGACTGGTTCTATAGAGTTGTCAAACAAAAAATAAGCCGGATGTCGTTAACCCATGATATACAGATTGTTAATAACATCCCCGATGAGGAGCTGCCCTATTTTTATAGCGGGGCAACTGCCCTGTTATTGCCGTCTCTTTATGAAGGATTTGGTATGCCGGCAATTGAGGCGATGGCCTGTGGAACTCCGGTTATTGCAGCCAATGCCTGTTCCCTTCCGGAAGTTGTTGGAGATGCCGCGCTACTGGTTGATCCTTATTCTATTAATTCTATTGTTGAAGGGATTCAAAGAATATTATCGGATGATAACCTCCGGGAGGATCTTGCAATCCGGGGACTGAAAAGGTCAAGACTATTCAGCTGGGAAAAAACCGCAAGGGAAACCTTGAAACTATACCAAGAGGTTTATAACCAATAA
- a CDS encoding glycosyltransferase family 4 protein: protein MIIGVDATEFGIDRGGVRHYMFNLLQSLQEIDKDNIYRVILHFWKKTMMESYTELQCLLTQNNFELKWVRFPGTIISSWKLPIDLFTGPFDVYHGAGHFVDRVCHGKTVMTVHDLDYCIVPDLLDKEWVIKKAKFTEFSIRRASAVIVPSNFIKDAILSQFSTEKDRVIVVHHGVSNAFSQVLDNQIIMNTKKKYGIPPNYILFVGQMNRNKNLIRLIEAFNMIKQTHNIPYGLVMVGAKRSFYKEIVMRITELGLQNDVLFPGYVDEADLPSLYQGATLFMFPSLYEGFGLPVLEAMASGVPVIASSSGSLPEVVGNAGLLVNPLQTEEIAQAMHRLLSESQLREQLIQLGLERVRCFSWTNTALKTLNVYKNVSG, encoded by the coding sequence ATGATCATAGGAGTTGATGCTACAGAGTTCGGAATTGATCGTGGTGGAGTGAGACACTACATGTTTAATCTTCTGCAATCACTCCAGGAGATTGATAAAGATAATATCTACCGGGTCATACTGCATTTCTGGAAAAAAACTATGATGGAATCTTATACGGAGCTTCAATGCCTGCTAACTCAAAATAATTTTGAATTAAAATGGGTTCGATTCCCGGGGACAATTATTTCTTCCTGGAAACTTCCGATAGACCTTTTTACAGGCCCCTTCGATGTCTATCATGGAGCAGGGCATTTCGTGGACCGTGTCTGCCATGGGAAGACAGTCATGACGGTTCATGACCTCGATTATTGTATAGTGCCGGATTTATTAGACAAAGAATGGGTTATTAAAAAGGCTAAATTCACAGAATTCTCTATCCGCAGGGCCTCGGCTGTAATTGTTCCTTCTAATTTCATCAAAGATGCAATACTATCACAGTTCTCAACAGAAAAAGACCGTGTAATCGTTGTCCATCATGGTGTAAGTAATGCCTTTTCACAGGTGTTGGACAATCAGATTATTATGAATACGAAGAAAAAATATGGAATCCCCCCAAATTATATTTTATTTGTGGGTCAAATGAACCGTAATAAAAATCTTATACGACTCATTGAAGCATTTAACATGATTAAACAAACTCATAATATTCCCTATGGCCTTGTTATGGTTGGAGCAAAAAGGTCATTTTACAAAGAAATCGTCATGCGGATTACAGAATTGGGCCTGCAAAATGACGTACTTTTCCCGGGTTATGTGGACGAAGCGGATTTACCATCTCTATATCAGGGTGCCACCCTCTTTATGTTTCCTTCTCTTTATGAAGGCTTTGGACTCCCGGTACTGGAGGCAATGGCCTCCGGTGTACCGGTTATAGCATCTTCTTCCGGGTCATTGCCAGAGGTTGTCGGGAATGCGGGGTTACTTGTAAATCCTCTTCAGACGGAAGAGATAGCTCAGGCAATGCACCGCCTGTTATCCGAAAGTCAACTGAGAGAGCAACTGATCCAGCTTGGCCTTGAAAGGGTCAGATGTTTTAGCTGGACGAACACAGCGCTGAAAACCTTGAATGTGTATAAGAATGTTTCAGGATGA
- a CDS encoding glycosyltransferase, with protein MYKGHITYDMPFLTQVRHFLSFSATSFYTDKIRMICVNPLLNHVEALGVALTQQQGNHQRRRLFHWIVWKVLGFMGLLSEISIIGCFLVAYLFKVRRRFDVFIGQGPIEVFVGYILQRFGRVRLLVYDDMDYAPGYSPHSIRRVILKHLERYLIKKSDLVISIGAFLAETRKKETGREVIIIPNGVDYELFQRAQEKIPHPPTLLYMGFVEEWSGLDMVMEALSKLVKDFPGSRLFILGHTTPQYLRKLEKLADELAIKEAVFYKGNKTHVDLINYLKEADIGLAMFRPIDLRKYAFSLKVVEYMAGGLPVVTTSGTQSASVVEQYHCGIAVPYEVNALYQALLSMLSDQKLYQHLSENAKHYSRDFRWQDLMDRTYNAIQSSYAAKYT; from the coding sequence ATGTATAAAGGCCATATAACCTATGATATGCCTTTCCTGACACAGGTAAGACATTTCTTGTCTTTCTCCGCAACGTCTTTCTACACTGATAAAATAAGGATGATCTGCGTTAATCCTTTGCTTAACCACGTTGAAGCCCTCGGTGTTGCACTGACTCAGCAGCAGGGAAACCATCAACGAAGAAGGCTATTTCACTGGATTGTCTGGAAGGTACTGGGGTTTATGGGTTTGCTATCAGAAATCAGTATAATAGGTTGTTTCCTTGTGGCATACCTGTTCAAAGTCCGGCGCCGGTTTGATGTTTTTATAGGACAGGGTCCTATTGAAGTTTTCGTGGGATATATCCTTCAGCGTTTCGGAAGAGTCCGCCTCCTTGTCTATGATGACATGGATTATGCCCCGGGGTACTCACCTCATAGTATTCGAAGGGTCATTTTAAAACACTTAGAGCGATATCTGATCAAAAAATCGGATCTGGTCATATCCATAGGGGCATTCCTGGCCGAGACCAGGAAAAAAGAGACAGGTCGGGAAGTAATTATTATCCCAAATGGCGTAGACTATGAACTATTCCAAAGGGCACAGGAGAAAATACCACATCCGCCTACGCTTTTATATATGGGGTTTGTAGAGGAGTGGTCCGGCCTTGATATGGTTATGGAGGCATTGAGCAAACTTGTAAAGGATTTTCCTGGAAGTCGACTATTCATTTTAGGACATACAACTCCTCAATATTTGAGGAAACTTGAGAAACTTGCAGATGAGTTGGCAATCAAAGAGGCAGTCTTTTATAAAGGAAATAAAACCCATGTGGACCTGATAAATTATCTGAAGGAAGCAGACATTGGCTTAGCTATGTTCAGACCTATAGATCTCAGGAAGTATGCATTTTCTCTTAAAGTTGTCGAGTACATGGCAGGTGGACTGCCTGTGGTTACTACGTCAGGAACCCAATCAGCATCCGTAGTAGAACAGTATCATTGCGGAATAGCTGTTCCTTATGAAGTGAATGCACTTTATCAGGCCCTGCTTTCCATGTTATCTGATCAAAAACTTTATCAACACCTTTCAGAAAATGCAAAACACTATAGCAGGGACTTTAGATGGCAGGACCTTATGGACAGGACTTATAATGCCATTCAGTCCTCCTATGCAGCAAAATATACATAA
- a CDS encoding glycosyltransferase family 9 protein — MQQNIHNLINMVNIFKKIFYRLIFYAGPFFSNLTENEFEQKDIRKILVVSIGEIGDILRLFPLFNAVKTNFPSSKISILTTLPCDHDVWTLLPRPINIDDKIVLDIKKNHRGILGKLRLIRDLRKKAFDLTIDPSRGDGMGPNSIMSFLIGSPHRVGFQKGGIGFLHTVRVNFSDEEYIGRQNLRLLEAMGISVSYFGIELHLPDPDHFIVNLFASLKDPVVVIHPGAKWNGWYRCWPPHKYAELAKTIIRDYDASLLLLGDDSEKKLTSWIAMEAGHPNVIDLAGKTSLSEVALIIKHSRLFIGNDSSLLHLAVALNTPAIGIFGPTFPGQVLPDNPNFVAVCSDLSCRPCYTHQPLFNNQCTNRECLERLSVNNVMDAVRPMFDNMACRMPGPLTGKRLTV, encoded by the coding sequence ATGCAGCAAAATATACATAACCTGATAAATATGGTTAATATTTTTAAAAAGATATTTTACCGGCTGATATTTTATGCAGGCCCATTTTTTAGCAATCTGACAGAAAATGAGTTTGAACAGAAGGATATAAGGAAAATACTTGTTGTTTCTATTGGGGAGATCGGAGATATCCTTCGCCTGTTCCCTTTATTCAATGCGGTAAAGACAAATTTCCCCAGTTCAAAAATATCCATATTAACAACACTTCCCTGTGATCACGATGTATGGACATTGCTTCCCAGGCCTATTAATATAGACGATAAAATAGTACTCGACATAAAGAAGAATCACCGCGGCATCTTAGGCAAACTCAGATTAATTCGTGATCTCCGTAAAAAGGCCTTTGATCTTACTATTGATCCAAGTCGGGGAGATGGGATGGGTCCCAACTCTATCATGAGTTTTTTAATCGGGAGTCCGCACAGGGTGGGTTTTCAAAAAGGGGGGATAGGATTTCTGCATACGGTCAGGGTGAATTTCTCTGATGAGGAATATATTGGACGACAAAATCTGCGGCTTCTTGAGGCCATGGGCATTTCAGTCTCTTATTTTGGTATAGAACTCCATTTACCAGACCCGGATCATTTTATAGTTAATCTCTTTGCCAGCTTAAAAGACCCTGTAGTCGTTATTCATCCTGGGGCCAAATGGAATGGATGGTATAGGTGCTGGCCTCCGCACAAATATGCAGAGCTTGCAAAAACAATTATAAGGGATTATGATGCAAGCCTGCTTCTGTTAGGCGATGATTCGGAAAAGAAACTCACCAGCTGGATTGCCATGGAGGCAGGACACCCCAATGTAATTGATCTGGCAGGGAAGACCTCACTTTCTGAGGTAGCCTTAATTATCAAGCATTCCCGCCTATTTATAGGTAACGATTCTTCTTTACTTCATTTAGCCGTGGCGCTTAATACTCCTGCAATTGGGATTTTTGGTCCTACATTTCCCGGACAGGTTCTGCCGGACAATCCGAATTTTGTTGCAGTTTGTTCAGATCTGTCATGCAGACCGTGTTATACCCATCAACCTTTGTTCAATAACCAATGCACAAACCGTGAGTGTCTTGAAAGGCTTTCTGTTAATAATGTAATGGATGCAGTTAGACCGATGTTTGATAATATGGCCTGCAGGATGCCGGGCCCTCTGACCGGAAAACGTCTGACAGTGTAA
- a CDS encoding glycosyltransferase family 4 protein, which yields MNILFQSRNSLFKDHVGDTTQVLKTKEYLEKAGVKVDISLELEPDVSRYDLVHIFNFTRPQETFIQARNAKKYHKKVVLSPIFVDYSEYDKKCREGIIKVLFKLLNKHQIEYCKILGKVIVTREIHKGNLLVLKKGVWNTQKESLKYIDLFLPNSQSEWRRFAKELDIHDALHQAVPNSVDQQLFNPEKLEIDPEHLQFKGCILCVARIDGRKNQFSLVQALKNYPGKLVFVGKTSQHHNKDFIRLKNFDRPNTYFLGDIPHKKLPSLYAVSKVHVLPSYFETTGLSSLEAGAMGCNIVVSDRGDVREYFGNLAYYCEPDSIDSIRNAVLEAYNSPVNQALSKHILENFIWEITASKTLSAYELLFRN from the coding sequence ATGAACATATTATTCCAAAGCCGAAACTCTCTGTTCAAGGATCATGTTGGTGACACAACGCAGGTGTTAAAAACAAAAGAATACTTAGAGAAGGCCGGTGTCAAAGTTGATATTTCTTTAGAATTAGAACCTGATGTTTCCCGTTATGATCTCGTTCATATTTTCAATTTTACCAGGCCCCAGGAGACGTTTATCCAGGCGAGAAATGCAAAAAAGTATCACAAAAAAGTTGTACTATCTCCTATCTTTGTAGATTATAGTGAATATGATAAAAAATGCCGGGAAGGTATCATAAAAGTATTATTTAAACTTCTTAATAAGCATCAGATTGAATACTGCAAGATATTAGGAAAGGTCATAGTTACAAGAGAAATTCATAAAGGAAACCTTCTCGTCTTAAAGAAGGGGGTTTGGAATACACAAAAGGAATCACTAAAATATATAGATCTCTTCTTACCCAATTCGCAGTCAGAGTGGCGCCGTTTTGCCAAAGAACTTGATATACATGATGCTCTTCATCAGGCCGTCCCAAACTCCGTAGATCAGCAGCTATTTAACCCGGAGAAGTTAGAGATTGATCCAGAGCATCTCCAATTTAAAGGGTGTATACTTTGCGTGGCCCGCATTGACGGGAGAAAGAATCAATTCAGCCTTGTCCAGGCATTAAAAAATTACCCGGGGAAATTAGTCTTTGTGGGCAAAACATCTCAGCATCACAACAAGGATTTTATCAGATTAAAAAACTTTGACAGACCCAATACATATTTTTTAGGGGATATTCCACATAAGAAACTGCCGTCATTATATGCAGTCTCCAAAGTGCATGTATTACCTAGTTATTTTGAGACAACAGGCCTTTCATCTTTAGAAGCAGGTGCAATGGGATGTAATATTGTAGTCAGTGATCGCGGTGATGTAAGAGAGTATTTCGGTAACCTTGCGTATTATTGCGAACCCGATTCTATTGACTCAATTCGTAATGCCGTTTTGGAGGCATACAATTCACCTGTAAATCAGGCGTTAAGTAAACATATTCTTGAGAATTTCATATGGGAAATAACAGCAAGCAAGACCCTGTCTGCCTATGAACTACTTTTTAGGAACTAA
- a CDS encoding glycoside hydrolase family 99-like domain-containing protein, whose protein sequence is MINRNLLRKSKSRHFLSFFLILTILYGGCNDLISKQSSCTPAQVVIPQIEQKGPTSTPKPITTDYQIGAFYFPGWQTGTIFWKDLLGATDSHSPCQSWQERIPLLGLYPEEETWVADWHIKWAVEHGISFFAYDWFWQNDKPFLDHALQAHMQYPYKDLLKFCVMWANHAPFIPTPADIPKIADYWISNYFNKSNYLKFSGRPVVMVFLPDRIGGDPNKTSDAILTIRSLVKNAGYPDIYLIAISNDTPGKNVVDFYMSSGYNAYTPYNYVKPDPQIASYDTTIEQYKTNWVTALSIGRLPYIVPVTPGWDARPAQGSGATVRTGSTPDKFKVMLQNARTFLDSSGGNIYPKMLMIEAWNELGEGSYIEPTMQWEFGSLDALREVFIGVPQPHSDEYPEVIK, encoded by the coding sequence ATGATAAATAGAAATCTCCTCAGAAAAAGTAAGAGTAGACATTTTCTATCTTTCTTTTTAATTCTTACCATACTTTATGGCGGGTGTAATGATTTGATAAGCAAGCAGTCTTCCTGCACCCCAGCTCAAGTAGTAATCCCGCAAATTGAACAAAAAGGCCCCACTTCAACACCTAAACCTATTACTACGGATTACCAGATTGGAGCTTTCTATTTTCCAGGCTGGCAAACTGGTACTATATTCTGGAAGGATCTTCTGGGTGCAACTGATTCCCATTCCCCCTGCCAGTCGTGGCAGGAGAGAATTCCACTGTTAGGACTTTATCCGGAAGAGGAGACATGGGTAGCAGACTGGCATATAAAATGGGCGGTTGAGCATGGGATATCTTTCTTTGCCTATGATTGGTTTTGGCAAAATGATAAGCCCTTTTTGGATCATGCACTTCAGGCGCATATGCAGTATCCGTATAAAGACTTACTCAAGTTTTGTGTGATGTGGGCGAACCATGCCCCTTTTATACCGACCCCGGCAGATATACCTAAGATCGCCGATTATTGGATCAGCAACTACTTTAATAAATCAAATTATTTGAAATTCAGCGGCCGGCCGGTGGTCATGGTCTTCCTGCCTGACAGAATCGGCGGAGATCCCAACAAGACATCAGATGCGATATTGACTATAAGAAGTCTTGTAAAGAATGCTGGTTACCCCGACATATATTTAATTGCAATCAGTAATGATACCCCTGGTAAAAATGTTGTAGATTTCTATATGTCATCGGGTTATAACGCATACACCCCGTACAATTATGTCAAACCTGATCCCCAAATTGCGTCTTATGACACCACGATTGAACAATACAAAACGAACTGGGTCACGGCTCTCAGCATTGGCAGGCTTCCGTATATTGTTCCGGTTACCCCCGGTTGGGATGCCAGACCAGCGCAGGGAAGCGGGGCTACGGTCCGCACAGGAAGTACCCCTGACAAATTTAAGGTCATGCTTCAGAATGCCAGGACATTTCTGGATTCCAGCGGAGGAAACATTTATCCCAAAATGCTAATGATCGAGGCCTGGAATGAACTCGGTGAGGGTTCCTATATCGAACCTACTATGCAGTGGGAGTTTGGTTCTCTTGATGCATTAAGGGAGGTGTTTATCGGGGTTCCTCAACCTCACTCTGACGAATATCCTGAGGTAATCAAGTGA
- a CDS encoding DUF1972 domain-containing protein: MRIAILGSRGIPARYAGFETCAEELSKRLAERGHEVTVYCCRPYSITNDRYVHGVRRIIVPTIRGKHLEKLLFSIICLLHVAITRNEVILMLGLNIPVLFIVPRIFRKKIAVNVDGLEWKRKKWGRFASRYLLFCEKIAGYFSHQIITDAKCVQSYYRETYGMESTFIPYGTEIATTPPGETLKKFGLKKEDYILYVSRFSPENNPLLVREAFDGIKNQNKKMVMVGGSPFDEEYVRKVKDTQNPNIIFTGPIYGAGYKELLSNAYFYIQATEVGGTHPALVEAMGHGNFVLANDVSEHREVLRDAGMYYRGKDDLIDKIQFLLDSPHVVREGRVKGQKVVKEDYSWDNVSDSYERLFEEMINEQNTC, from the coding sequence GTGAGGATAGCGATACTGGGATCAAGAGGTATTCCAGCAAGGTACGCAGGCTTTGAGACCTGTGCTGAAGAACTTAGCAAGAGATTGGCAGAACGTGGACATGAGGTTACGGTATACTGTTGCCGCCCTTATTCTATAACAAATGACAGGTATGTCCATGGGGTTAGAAGGATTATAGTTCCTACTATAAGAGGAAAGCATTTGGAGAAACTTCTGTTCTCTATTATTTGTTTACTTCATGTGGCCATTACAAGAAATGAAGTAATCCTCATGCTTGGCCTGAATATCCCAGTCCTGTTCATTGTGCCCAGAATATTCAGGAAAAAGATTGCCGTTAATGTTGATGGATTAGAGTGGAAGAGGAAAAAATGGGGGAGATTTGCCTCAAGATATCTTCTTTTTTGTGAGAAGATTGCCGGATATTTTTCGCATCAGATCATTACGGATGCAAAGTGTGTTCAATCCTATTATCGTGAGACTTATGGGATGGAATCTACATTTATCCCCTACGGCACTGAAATTGCGACAACACCGCCAGGAGAAACATTAAAGAAATTCGGCCTTAAAAAGGAAGATTACATTTTATATGTGAGCAGATTTTCACCAGAAAATAACCCTCTTTTAGTAAGGGAGGCATTTGACGGAATCAAAAATCAGAATAAGAAAATGGTCATGGTTGGTGGTTCACCTTTCGATGAAGAATATGTCAGGAAGGTAAAAGACACACAAAATCCCAATATAATATTTACTGGTCCTATATATGGTGCAGGATATAAAGAACTTCTATCTAATGCGTATTTCTATATCCAGGCTACAGAGGTTGGCGGGACGCATCCGGCTCTTGTAGAAGCCATGGGACATGGGAATTTTGTATTAGCAAATGATGTATCTGAACATAGAGAAGTTCTAAGGGATGCAGGGATGTATTACCGCGGCAAAGATGATCTGATAGATAAGATTCAATTTTTACTTGACAGTCCGCATGTTGTACGCGAAGGACGGGTCAAAGGCCAGAAAGTTGTAAAAGAGGATTATTCCTGGGATAATGTGAGTGACAGTTACGAAAGACTCTTTGAGGAAATGATAAATGAGCAGAATACCTGCTGA